In one Oncorhynchus masou masou isolate Uvic2021 chromosome 23, UVic_Omas_1.1, whole genome shotgun sequence genomic region, the following are encoded:
- the si:dkey-9k7.3 gene encoding circularly permutated Ras protein 1 — protein MEFACSHVVCNWRPASVEGRSGEGVTPGLGEPLRLSVKEHMYDNRIAVISRPEPGIMPPALPPRQFGSQKTHPQPTFLPPPLPSLPAPLPSLPAPLPSLPPPLPPRGVEGQGEQSIRLKANVNVLSLSVGRLVDMRRATGIQSTQSPVKHCRRCSAALSSLSSVHNTQDTAVWQCEFCGLQNNLSTPDLRVGSKVGLKVRGAPRGRDVIYLPSQTDQDYENLEDVMVVFCVDISGSMSATSEVSPGNAMRSPTYVSRLQSIQDALQGALSSLLQTSPHRRVAMVTFNDQVVVYGDGSGAPVSLRDWALVDSDYLRQQGKQYNTPHCIAESYQHLSLRVKELREHGATALGPAALVSIAMASRYVGSKVILCTDGRANIGLGLMEESPAPFSSPQSPYFYRQLAHEAANSGVIVSVMTFEGTDCRLAEVGLLADQTGGRVSIVSIGTVATEIQSALADNILATGVMATLLAADGVYFPYEEEWSHRLVREIGNVTEAVEITFQFACKPDSVEGFMRRARIPFQLQLSFTTRDQQNVTRIITEQRRVTTSSWLWAGSLNMSVLGVHCAQLCARLTMEGRVHEAQRQLRAQQNLLKDISVQRPNPKEESIYGNWISTMTTICDDLITDSQDNSKINDLQASKSTPVNALSDEAAKVVYQMKRASSVDQSRRKQTDIVAL, from the exons aTGGAGTTTGCCTGCAGTCATGTAGTGTGTAACTGGAGACCAGCGAGTGTTGAGGGGAGGTCAGGTGAGGGGGTGACCCCAGGTCTAGGTGAACCCCTTAGACTGTCTGTCAAAGAGCACATGTACGACAATCGCATCGCGGTCATCTCCCGGCCAG AACCGGGTATAATGCCTCCAGCTCTGCCCCCTCGACAGTTCGGTTCTCAGAAGACCCACCCTCAACCCACttttctgcctccccctctaccctccctgcctgcccctctaccctccctgcctgcccctctaccctccctgcctccccctctaccaCCCCGAG GTGTGGAGGGCCAAGGAGAGCAGAGCATAAGATTGAAGGCTAACGTTAACgttctctctctcagtgttgGACGTCTGGTAGACATgaggagag caACTGGCATCCAGAGCACTCAGAGTCCAGTGAAGCATTGTAGGAGATGTAGTGCTGCCCTGTCCTCCCTGAGCTCTGTACATAACACACAGGACACTGCC gtgtGGCAGTGTGAGTTCTGTGGTCTCCAGAACAACCTGTCTACCCCAGACCTGAGAGTTGGTTCCAAGGTGGGGCTGAAGGTTAGAGGAGCTCCTAGAGGGAGAGATGTGATCTACCTccccagtcagacagaccagGACTACGAGAACCTGGAGGATGTCATGGTGGTCTTCTGTGTTGATATATCTGGGAGCATGAGCGCCACCTCTGAg GTCTCCCCAGGGAATGCTATGAGGTCACCAACCTATGTCTCCAGACTACAG agtatTCAGGATGCCCTCCAGGGGGCGCTGTCCTCTCTGCTGCAGACCTCACCTCACCGCAGAGTCGCCATGGTTACCTTCAATGACCAG gtagtagtgtatggTGATGGTTCAGGTGCACCAGTCTCTCTGAGGGACTGGGCTCTAGTTGATTCTGACTACCTGAGACAACAGGGTAAACAGTACAACACTCCACACTGTATAGCTGAGAGCTACCAACACCTCTCACTGAGAGTCAaaga GCTGAGGGAGCATGGAGCTACAGCGCTGGGTCCTGCTGCCTTGGTCTCCATTGCTATGGCGTCTCGATACGTGGGGTCAAAG GTGATCCTGTGTACAGACGGGCGAGCTAACATCGGATTGGGTCTAATGGAGGAGAGTCCCgcccctttctcctccccccaGTCACCTTACTTCTACAGACAGCTAGCCCACGAGGCAGCTAACAGCGG TGTGATAGTGTCGGTGATGACATTTGAGGGAACAGACTGCAGGTTGGCTGAGGTGGGACTACTGGCAGACCAGACTGGAGGCAGG GTGAGTATAGTAAGCATCGGTACCGTAGCAACAGAGATCCAGTCAGCTCTGGCCGACAACATCCTAGCAACGGGTGTCATGGCAACGCTACTAGCAGCTGATGGCGT GTATTTCCCCTACGAGGAGGAGTGGAGCCACCGTCTCGTAAGAGAGATAGGAAACGTAACAGAAGCAGTAGAAATCACCTTTCAGTTCGCCTGCAAGCCTGACAGCGTAGAGG gtTTCATGCGTAGAGCCAGAATACCGTTCCAGTTACAGCTGTCCTTCACCACCAGAGATCAACAGAACGTCACACGCATCATTACTGAACAGAGACGGGTTACAACcagcag ctggttgtGGGCAGGCAGTCTGAACATGTCAGTGTTAGGGGTCCACTGTGCCCAGCTGTGTGCCAGGTTAACTATGGAGGGACGAGTCCATGAGGCACAGAGACAACTCAGAGCACAGCAGAACCTGCTCAAAGACATCAG TGTGCAGAGGCCCAATCCAAAGGAGGAAAGTATCTATGGCAACTGGATCAGTACCATGACAACCATATGCGATGACCTCATTACAGACTCCCAA gATAACAGCAAGATCAACGACCTACAGGCCTCCAAGTCTACTCCTGTGAAc GCCCTCTCTGATGAGGCAGCCAAGGTGGTGTACCAGATGAAGAGGGCCAGCAGTGTGGACCAGAGcaggaggaaacagacagacattgTGGCTCTGTGA